A section of the Candidatus Tisiphia endosymbiont of Nedyus quadrimaculatus genome encodes:
- a CDS encoding N-6 DNA methylase produces the protein MSEELLQRDLIKNPPKIGTWNFYNIGATTISALKQYDIIRSIDYGSVEYRKVDAIIVKQKEVIAIIEYKHPKQFNTVDKKNQAILQGIEVAKKLKTKLIIATDTQETLWINVATGNNIEDANGNAFKYKFNPTDENLQKIITEIIQSINEKNDRILPKKLVNPTDLSKQIWQDIWSVSGATPENCLYSFVELFIFKYLSDLNILTGTYSFDKLIDMYKYDEYNDVLQHYANIIRPKIKELFPENPIDKTTIINGTIFVSKDQKAVAGYGTVFKKVLEKFRDYGKLEHIDHDFKSKLFESFLKESISKKNWGQFFTPIKVVRAVNEMAEGTLKEGMTICDPACGVGKFPLEFIKDKLDKLFTIENGEIKQKVKIIGFDKGFDKDEQKTIILAKANMLIYFCELIQDNAGLTKEFANIFNESFILKTNSILGTLSEIVENQYDLILTNPPYVSSGSSNLKAEIAKTNLRNYYKINAMGVEGLFMEWIIKALKPNGKAFIIVPDGIFSRQNDKNLRQYILDSCYIDAIIPLPIKTFFTTNKKTYILALTKKNTITEVQTDPVFTYLVSEIGESRDIYRFDIEQDDLKEAVNLYNAFKGSKKYFANINHDKRCKILDIGVFKAENDWTIEKLWNEEEKSALGLFKNDNLYSIDDFKGYLQSLLDEMTSLLSEISEVNSEPSVTYKSFKLSEIFNVKTGNSKLQRNYIEKNKGIYPVYSANTKQNGVLGYINAFDYDIECIQITTNGYAGTVFYRKKHKFSINSDARLYIPKYKDLNCPYLAFELQGVLNKYNFNWVYKPTVNRTSNLLIKIPITQAGEFDLQKQKEIAEKYHKIEEIKRNLKAELEKIENIKVDIGLY, from the coding sequence ATGAGTGAAGAATTACTGCAACGAGATTTAATAAAAAATCCCCCAAAAATAGGAACTTGGAATTTTTATAATATTGGTGCAACAACTATTAGTGCTTTGAAACAATATGATATAATAAGAAGTATAGATTATGGAAGTGTTGAATATAGAAAAGTTGATGCAATTATTGTAAAGCAGAAGGAAGTTATAGCAATAATTGAATATAAACATCCTAAGCAATTCAATACAGTTGACAAGAAAAATCAGGCTATTTTACAAGGAATTGAAGTTGCAAAGAAGTTAAAAACCAAGCTAATAATTGCAACTGATACTCAAGAAACGCTTTGGATTAATGTTGCAACTGGAAATAATATTGAAGATGCGAATGGTAATGCTTTTAAATATAAATTTAATCCAACAGATGAAAATTTACAAAAAATTATTACAGAAATAATACAATCGATAAATGAGAAAAATGATAGGATTTTACCTAAAAAACTAGTCAATCCAACAGATCTTTCCAAACAAATTTGGCAAGATATTTGGAGCGTAAGTGGTGCAACTCCTGAAAATTGCTTATATAGTTTTGTTGAGTTGTTTATATTCAAATATTTGAGCGATTTGAATATATTAACTGGTACTTATTCGTTTGATAAATTAATAGATATGTACAAATATGATGAATATAACGATGTACTACAACATTATGCAAATATTATAAGACCCAAAATAAAAGAGTTATTTCCAGAAAATCCTATAGACAAAACAACCATTATAAATGGCACTATATTTGTAAGTAAAGATCAAAAAGCCGTTGCTGGATACGGAACTGTCTTTAAAAAAGTTTTAGAAAAGTTTAGAGACTATGGTAAACTTGAACATATTGATCATGATTTTAAAAGCAAATTATTTGAAAGTTTTTTAAAGGAAAGTATAAGTAAAAAGAACTGGGGGCAGTTTTTTACACCGATTAAAGTGGTGCGTGCAGTGAATGAAATGGCAGAAGGTACATTAAAAGAAGGCATGACAATTTGTGACCCTGCTTGTGGTGTCGGAAAATTTCCTTTGGAATTTATAAAAGATAAACTTGATAAATTATTCACTATTGAAAATGGTGAAATAAAACAAAAGGTGAAAATAATTGGTTTTGATAAAGGTTTTGATAAGGATGAACAAAAAACGATTATCTTAGCAAAAGCAAATATGCTGATTTATTTTTGTGAGCTGATACAAGATAATGCGGGGCTTACAAAAGAATTTGCTAATATATTCAATGAAAGCTTCATTTTAAAGACAAATTCAATACTAGGTACATTATCAGAAATTGTTGAAAACCAGTATGATCTAATTCTTACAAACCCCCCTTATGTTAGTAGTGGAAGTAGTAATTTAAAAGCAGAGATTGCCAAAACAAACCTAAGAAACTATTACAAAATCAATGCAATGGGCGTTGAAGGTTTGTTTATGGAATGGATTATAAAAGCTTTAAAACCAAATGGCAAGGCTTTTATAATTGTACCTGACGGGATATTTAGCAGGCAAAATGATAAAAATTTAAGACAATATATTTTAGATAGTTGCTATATTGATGCAATAATTCCATTGCCTATTAAAACATTTTTTACAACTAATAAAAAAACATATATTTTAGCATTAACAAAGAAGAATACTATTACTGAAGTACAAACTGATCCAGTATTTACTTATTTAGTAAGTGAGATTGGAGAAAGTAGAGATATTTATAGATTTGATATTGAACAAGATGATCTAAAAGAAGCAGTCAATTTATACAATGCTTTTAAAGGAAGTAAAAAATATTTTGCTAATATCAATCATGATAAGAGATGCAAAATATTGGATATTGGGGTGTTTAAAGCTGAAAATGATTGGACAATTGAGAAATTATGGAATGAAGAAGAGAAATCTGCACTAGGCCTTTTTAAGAATGATAATTTATACTCAATTGATGATTTTAAAGGATATTTACAAAGTCTCTTAGATGAAATGACGTCTCTCTTATCAGAAATAAGTGAAGTTAATTCTGAACCGAGTGTAACCTATAAATCTTTTAAGTTAAGCGAGATATTTAATGTTAAAACAGGTAATTCAAAACTACAAAGAAACTATATAGAAAAAAACAAAGGTATTTATCCAGTATATTCTGCAAATACTAAACAAAATGGAGTTTTGGGATATATAAATGCTTTTGATTACGATATTGAATGTATACAAATTACAACAAATGGTTATGCTGGAACAGTCTTTTATAGAAAAAAACATAAATTTAGTATAAATTCTGATGCTAGATTATATATTCCAAAATATAAAGATCTTAACTGCCCCTACCTAGCTTTTGAATTACAAGGAGTATTAAATAAATATAACTTTAATTGGGTGTATAAGCCAACAGTAAATAGAACTAGCAATTTACTAATTAAAATCCCAATAACCCAGGCAGGAGAATTTGATCTACAGAAACAAAAAGAAATAGCAGAAAAATATCATAAAATTGAAGAAATAAAAAGAAATCTGAAAGCAGAGCTAGAAAAAATTGAGAATATTAAGGTTGATATAGGATTATACTAA
- a CDS encoding ribonuclease D: protein MSIIVFQNDLPEDFNIAGDLAIDTETMGLNLHRDRLCLLQLSNGDGKAYLVNFIDKNYAAPNLKKLLLDNNRCKIFHYARFDLSAIRKYLGIDLENIFCTKISSKLVRTYTDAHGLKDLCRELLSVQISKQQQSSYWGRLDLTSEQKEYAAKDVLYLHQLRAILQDMLLAENRLDIAKQIFKFLPIRANLDLVGWNDIDIFMH, encoded by the coding sequence ATTAGTATTATAGTTTTTCAGAATGATCTCCCGGAAGATTTTAATATTGCAGGAGACCTAGCAATCGATACAGAAACGATGGGATTAAACTTACATAGGGATAGGCTATGCCTTTTGCAACTGAGTAATGGAGATGGTAAGGCTTACTTAGTAAACTTTATTGACAAGAATTACGCAGCACCTAATTTAAAAAAACTATTACTTGATAATAATCGATGCAAAATATTTCACTATGCTAGATTTGATTTATCAGCAATAAGAAAATATCTTGGAATAGATTTGGAGAACATATTTTGTACAAAGATATCTTCTAAACTGGTTAGAACCTATACTGATGCTCATGGTTTAAAAGACTTATGCCGTGAATTACTTTCAGTCCAAATTTCTAAACAACAACAATCTTCCTATTGGGGTAGGTTGGATCTTACCTCTGAGCAAAAAGAATATGCTGCCAAAGACGTCCTTTACCTACATCAACTTCGTGCTATCTTGCAAGATATGTTACTGGCCGAAAATAGGTTAGATATTGCAAAACAGATTTTTAAGTTTCTACCTATTAGAGCCAACTTAGACCTAGTAGGATGGAACGATATTGATATTTTTATGCACTAA
- a CDS encoding septum formation initiator family protein — translation MNYQYFIDSVKNSKKIIFNVLLSLLLVYFIFHSICGNRGIIAYFTLNQRLEKTYSELETLRAERVELEHKVKLLRPESLDRDMLDQEARRVLGVASSKEQVFTIK, via the coding sequence ATGAATTATCAATATTTTATTGATTCAGTTAAAAATTCCAAAAAGATAATATTTAATGTTTTGCTATCTTTATTATTAGTTTATTTTATCTTCCACTCTATTTGTGGTAATAGAGGGATTATTGCTTATTTTACATTAAATCAACGACTCGAAAAAACCTATAGTGAACTAGAAACTTTAAGGGCAGAACGCGTTGAACTTGAACATAAAGTAAAACTACTTAGACCAGAATCTCTAGATAGAGATATGCTTGACCAAGAAGCAAGAAGAGTTTTAGGAGTAGCGTCGTCAAAAGAACAGGTTTTTACCATAAAATAA
- a CDS encoding phosphatidate cytidylyltransferase, translating to MVLDKRPNIVVRILSALVIGPVFIIAIMFIKSLFYIVMLLIAIIMLYEWYQMTKSSFLHILLGFVIIPIPTISLIIIATEDKNRWLLLLYFIIIWSVDIFAMIGGKNIGGPKLAIKISPNKTWSGLIIGVLASGLTAFLLSLVPSFDLPTDYLLNKRHLIIAAICLALIAQMSDLFISYFKRKFAIKDTGAIILGHGGVLDRFDSIILTAPILFFIIKIL from the coding sequence TTGGTGCTAGATAAGAGGCCTAATATAGTAGTAAGAATATTATCAGCCCTAGTAATAGGACCAGTATTTATTATAGCGATAATGTTCATTAAGTCATTATTTTATATAGTTATGTTATTAATTGCCATAATTATGTTATATGAATGGTATCAAATGACAAAATCGTCCTTTTTGCATATATTACTGGGCTTTGTTATCATTCCCATTCCTACTATATCTTTAATAATAATTGCTACTGAAGATAAAAATCGATGGCTATTATTACTATATTTCATTATAATATGGTCAGTTGATATATTTGCTATGATTGGTGGGAAGAATATAGGCGGACCTAAGTTGGCCATCAAGATTAGTCCTAACAAAACTTGGAGTGGACTAATCATAGGGGTATTAGCTAGTGGGCTTACAGCGTTTTTATTAAGTTTAGTACCTAGCTTTGACTTACCAACTGACTATTTATTAAACAAACGGCACTTAATTATAGCAGCTATTTGTTTAGCACTAATAGCACAAATGAGCGATTTATTTATTTCATATTTTAAGCGTAAATTTGCTATAAAAGATACTGGTGCTATAATACTAGGTCATGGCGGTGTTCTAGACCGATTTGATAGCATAATTCTTACCGCCCCAATATTATTTTTTATTATTAAAATATTATGA
- the uppS gene encoding polyprenyl diphosphate synthase, with the protein MSIINKVNHLAIIMDGNARWALEKGLPKSEGHRVGADRVKKLLPNFIELNIPYVTLYTFSSENWRRSKTEVTFLLKLLRDYLKNETAALHKNGVKIKIIGRLDLLDTTLQKQIHDAIELTKHNNNKITLCLAFSYGGRAEIVDACQKIINSGKTEISENEFANYLYDPEMPDVDLLIRTSGVCRISNFLLWQAAYAELYFLPKYWPDFDKQDILEALNDYSRRKRNFGAR; encoded by the coding sequence ATGAGTATAATCAACAAAGTAAATCATTTAGCCATCATCATGGACGGTAATGCAAGGTGGGCTTTAGAAAAAGGCTTACCAAAATCTGAGGGACATAGAGTAGGTGCTGATAGAGTAAAAAAATTATTACCAAATTTTATAGAACTTAATATACCTTACGTTACACTTTATACTTTTTCATCAGAGAATTGGCGTAGATCAAAGACTGAGGTTACATTCTTACTAAAATTACTACGTGACTACCTAAAAAATGAGACTGCGGCACTACACAAGAACGGAGTTAAAATAAAAATTATTGGTAGATTGGATCTGTTAGATACTACGTTACAAAAACAAATTCATGATGCTATAGAATTGACAAAACATAATAATAACAAAATAACTCTTTGTCTTGCTTTTAGCTATGGCGGGCGAGCAGAAATTGTTGATGCATGTCAGAAAATCATTAATTCTGGTAAAACAGAAATTAGCGAGAATGAATTTGCTAATTATTTGTATGATCCAGAAATGCCTGATGTAGATTTGTTAATTCGTACTAGTGGTGTATGTAGAATCAGTAATTTTTTACTATGGCAAGCCGCCTATGCTGAACTATATTTTTTACCTAAATATTGGCCTGACTTTGACAAACAAGATATATTAGAAGCGTTAAACGATTATTCAAGAAGAAAAAGGAATTTTGGTGCTAGATAA
- the dapD gene encoding 2,3,4,5-tetrahydropyridine-2,6-dicarboxylate N-succinyltransferase has translation MQKHINTIEELWQIRDKLTKDSEKTNYAKQILNNIIDGLNQGLIRVCAKEGADWRVNLWVKKAILLYFIVTDSQIHSGDCMKWYDKIAPKFSTNHNEELFRTHGCRIVPGAFIRTGAYLAKNVIVMPSFINIGAYIGEGTMIDTWATIGSCAQIGKNCHISGGTGIGGVLEPIQNTPVIIEDNCFIGARSEIAEGVLVEEGSVISMGVFIGASTKIVDRESGKIIYGRVPAYSVVVPGSLPADSGKPSLYCAVIVKQVDKGTRSKVSINDLLRS, from the coding sequence ATGCAAAAACATATCAATACTATAGAAGAATTGTGGCAAATACGCGATAAATTAACCAAGGATTCAGAAAAAACTAACTACGCCAAACAAATATTGAATAATATTATTGATGGTTTAAATCAAGGATTAATTAGGGTTTGTGCAAAAGAAGGGGCTGATTGGCGAGTTAATCTTTGGGTAAAAAAAGCAATTTTATTATATTTTATTGTAACTGATTCGCAAATCCATTCTGGTGATTGTATGAAATGGTATGATAAAATTGCTCCCAAATTTTCTACAAATCATAATGAAGAATTATTTAGAACCCATGGCTGTCGTATCGTTCCCGGAGCATTTATAAGAACGGGGGCATATTTAGCTAAAAACGTTATTGTTATGCCTTCTTTTATTAATATAGGTGCATATATAGGAGAAGGAACAATGATTGATACTTGGGCTACCATAGGATCATGTGCTCAAATAGGGAAGAATTGTCATATTTCCGGCGGGACAGGTATTGGTGGGGTACTAGAGCCAATACAAAATACCCCGGTAATAATTGAAGATAATTGTTTTATAGGTGCAAGATCAGAAATAGCAGAAGGGGTTTTAGTAGAAGAAGGAAGTGTAATTAGTATGGGAGTATTTATTGGTGCCTCTACCAAGATAGTAGATAGGGAAAGTGGAAAGATAATTTATGGTAGAGTTCCGGCCTACTCAGTTGTAGTACCCGGCAGCTTACCTGCTGATTCAGGAAAACCAAGTTTATATTGTGCAGTAATCGTTAAACAGGTGGATAAAGGAACTAGAAGTAAAGTATCTATAAATGATCTATTACGATCTTGA
- a CDS encoding MJ0042-type zinc finger domain-containing protein, whose amino-acid sequence MSIACPNCNTTFIVSKEQIGMTGRKVKCSKCHHIWYQKAELDQQEPPIISDNTTKNASTNENNKIYLTKGTNLPALLPTKIPEQSHILSILLWLSLIVFLLLMLFHEKFNIPALYKENNNILTIRNIHVEQNKEMGQIKVSYRISNTSDHDVIIPLIRVRLLNKKYVTVKSYIMNQKNIKLSPKQHIDIATYLDVVPRSSELLNIMLGNSLDFILH is encoded by the coding sequence ATGAGTATTGCTTGCCCAAATTGTAACACTACCTTTATAGTTTCAAAAGAACAAATAGGTATGACTGGTAGGAAGGTCAAATGTTCAAAATGCCACCATATATGGTATCAAAAGGCAGAGCTTGATCAGCAAGAACCTCCTATTATATCAGATAATACCACAAAAAACGCTAGCACTAATGAAAATAATAAAATATATTTAACCAAAGGTACTAACTTACCGGCTTTATTACCAACTAAAATTCCTGAGCAATCGCATATTTTATCTATATTATTGTGGCTTAGTTTAATTGTCTTCTTATTATTAATGTTATTTCACGAGAAGTTTAATATACCAGCTCTGTATAAAGAGAATAATAATATATTAACTATAAGAAATATACATGTTGAACAAAATAAAGAAATGGGACAAATTAAAGTTTCCTATAGGATAAGTAATACTTCCGACCATGATGTGATAATACCACTTATTAGGGTTAGATTGCTCAATAAAAAATATGTAACAGTAAAATCCTATATAATGAATCAAAAAAATATTAAACTGTCCCCTAAGCAACATATCGACATCGCTACATATCTTGATGTAGTTCCTCGTTCAAGTGAGTTGTTAAATATTATGCTTGGTAATAGTTTGGATTTCATATTACATTAG
- a CDS encoding RDD family protein, with protein sequence MNKQIIYPKLIPRLFASCLDSFLLSIFTTPITHFMLSRLSLFFFKASIADILIMGSKKPELVQNVTASSVFTLFILMLIINFALAATYFIGFWVYLGATPGKMVMHMKIVDAVTLEKPSKWQLIKRFCGYVLVLVGIWFILFSKQRQALHDKIAGTAVIKS encoded by the coding sequence ATGAATAAACAAATTATATACCCTAAACTAATTCCTAGGCTCTTTGCTTCTTGCCTAGATTCGTTTTTGTTGTCAATTTTTACAACTCCGATCACCCACTTTATGTTATCTAGACTGTCTTTATTTTTTTTTAAAGCTAGTATAGCGGACATACTAATAATGGGTAGCAAGAAACCGGAGTTAGTTCAAAATGTAACTGCTAGTAGTGTTTTTACATTATTTATTTTAATGCTTATAATTAATTTTGCCCTAGCTGCAACATATTTTATTGGTTTTTGGGTTTATTTGGGTGCTACTCCAGGAAAAATGGTTATGCATATGAAAATAGTAGACGCAGTAACTCTTGAAAAACCTAGTAAATGGCAATTAATTAAAAGATTTTGTGGATATGTATTAGTGCTAGTTGGTATTTGGTTTATACTCTTTTCTAAACAACGCCAAGCTTTGCATGATAAAATTGCTGGAACAGCGGTTATTAAGAGTTAA
- the recR gene encoding recombination mediator RecR, producing MNKLNEIDQLIYLFSKLPSLGQRSARRIVLHLLQEKDVRLKGLISALSYVDNNVVKCDICGNIDSHHICRVCSSDDRNESIIAIVETVTELWAIERSGIFNGYYHVLGHNLSTANSHNSKTLRLAELLARCQENNINEVIIATNSTLEGQTTAYFITEYFKDYTIKISRLASGIPIGGELDYLDEGTLSAAITLRQPFD from the coding sequence ATGAATAAACTAAATGAAATAGATCAGTTGATCTATCTTTTCTCCAAACTACCTAGTCTTGGTCAAAGATCAGCAAGGCGTATAGTCCTGCATCTTTTACAAGAAAAAGACGTTAGATTAAAAGGTTTAATTTCAGCTCTTTCTTACGTAGATAATAATGTTGTCAAGTGCGATATTTGTGGCAACATAGATTCTCATCATATTTGTAGAGTATGTTCATCTGATGATCGCAACGAATCTATTATAGCAATTGTTGAAACAGTGACAGAATTGTGGGCAATAGAGCGTAGTGGCATTTTTAATGGATATTATCATGTACTAGGGCATAATTTATCAACTGCAAATAGCCATAATTCTAAAACACTAAGACTAGCAGAATTATTAGCTAGATGCCAAGAGAATAACATTAACGAAGTAATTATTGCAACTAATTCCACCTTAGAAGGTCAAACTACAGCTTATTTCATTACTGAATATTTCAAAGATTATACTATCAAAATATCAAGATTAGCTAGCGGCATTCCAATAGGTGGAGAACTAGACTATTTAGATGAAGGAACTTTATCAGCTGCAATAACCTTAAGACAGCCTTTTGACTAA
- a CDS encoding sensor histidine kinase, with translation MFSWFNLRNNSKTKILELEQKISEQDNILNHVTHEIRTSIHGGSSIAQFLYENWDKMDEQEHVKYVSIIAKNNQRLIKLINDLLDLSKFSTGKMQFNFVAMDLLSSIKETVQQLTELNIINDRINIILIDHSITKAMINGDKIRINQLLNNLFNNALKYTKEGLIIAVIDLKNHENIPYWCFSLIDTGIGIPDSELETIFEVFTRSSRTNNNFLGTGVGLSICREIVQAHNGYIYAENNHKRGTKLEFMIPVYDKKET, from the coding sequence ATGTTTTCGTGGTTTAATTTAAGAAATAATTCAAAAACTAAAATATTAGAATTAGAACAAAAGATATCAGAGCAAGATAATATTTTGAATCACGTTACTCATGAAATTAGGACTTCGATACATGGGGGAAGTAGTATTGCTCAGTTTTTATATGAAAATTGGGATAAAATGGATGAGCAAGAACACGTAAAGTATGTCAGTATAATAGCTAAAAATAATCAGCGTCTTATAAAATTAATTAATGACCTACTAGACCTATCTAAGTTTAGTACCGGAAAAATGCAGTTTAATTTTGTTGCTATGGATCTATTATCTTCTATAAAAGAGACCGTGCAACAACTTACAGAATTAAACATAATTAACGATCGAATTAATATTATTCTTATTGATCATAGTATTACAAAAGCAATGATTAATGGAGATAAAATTAGGATTAACCAATTATTAAATAATTTATTTAATAATGCACTCAAATATACTAAGGAAGGATTAATTATAGCGGTAATTGATTTAAAAAATCATGAAAATATTCCTTATTGGTGCTTTAGCCTAATCGATACAGGTATAGGAATTCCAGACTCAGAACTTGAGACTATTTTTGAAGTATTTACTCGTAGTTCACGAACTAATAATAATTTTCTTGGTACAGGTGTTGGTTTATCTATTTGCCGAGAAATTGTACAGGCTCATAATGGTTATATTTATGCCGAGAATAACCATAAAAGAGGAACAAAATTAGAATTTATGATTCCTGTATACGATAAAAAAGAGACATAA
- a CDS encoding response regulator, which yields MLTKDNIAKVFTILFVDDEPICHDAINLVLHYEQKYKIISAYSGQEAVNLSKIHANTIELIFLDISLPDMTGCEVHKQIRSDENLAHIPIIFQTGLSSNHQEIQKLLQEQATYLIHKPYKNEELLETIRQFHKTF from the coding sequence ATGCTTACAAAGGATAATATTGCAAAAGTATTTACTATACTTTTTGTTGATGACGAACCAATTTGCCATGACGCAATAAATTTAGTGCTACATTATGAACAAAAATATAAAATTATCAGTGCTTATTCCGGACAAGAAGCAGTTAATTTATCTAAAATACATGCTAATACAATAGAGTTAATATTTCTTGATATTTCTCTTCCTGATATGACAGGTTGTGAAGTACATAAACAAATAAGAAGTGATGAGAACCTTGCACATATTCCTATAATTTTTCAAACTGGTTTGTCTAGCAATCATCAGGAAATACAAAAACTCTTACAAGAACAAGCAACATACCTAATCCATAAACCTTATAAAAACGAAGAACTGCTTGAAACTATAAGGCAGTTCCATAAAACTTTCTAG
- the grxD gene encoding Grx4 family monothiol glutaredoxin gives MLENKNFDFIKNEIANNDIVLFMKGAANFPQCGFSATVVSILKKLGIEFRDINVLTNPSLREDIKSFSDWPTIPQLYIKGELIGGCDIVREMYENGDLVSLLKDKHIISK, from the coding sequence ATGTTAGAGAATAAAAACTTTGATTTTATAAAAAATGAAATTGCTAATAATGATATTGTATTATTTATGAAAGGCGCTGCCAATTTTCCTCAATGTGGTTTTTCTGCTACCGTTGTTTCTATCTTAAAAAAACTTGGCATAGAATTTCGTGATATTAATGTCTTAACCAATCCTAGCTTACGTGAAGATATCAAATCTTTCAGTGATTGGCCTACCATACCACAGCTTTATATAAAAGGGGAATTGATAGGTGGCTGCGATATAGTACGTGAGATGTATGAAAATGGTGACCTTGTTTCATTATTAAAAGATAAACATATAATATCTAAGTAA
- the nth gene encoding endonuclease III produces the protein MQAQIVDKIFEILSQNNPTPRTELEYVNNFTLLVAVILSAQATDVSVNKATRLLFVEYNTPEKILELGEEGLRTYIRSIGLFITKAKNIVALCRILIDKYDNKVPNNFDDLIKLPGVGRKTANVVLNCLFGKSTIAVDTHVFRVSKRLGLANSNTPKKVELELVKVIDIKWLQHAHHWLILLGRYICKARVPNCPACPVKEYCEYYANNFLK, from the coding sequence ATGCAAGCTCAAATAGTTGATAAAATTTTTGAAATTTTAAGCCAAAATAATCCTACTCCCCGAACGGAACTAGAATATGTTAATAATTTTACTCTATTAGTAGCGGTGATATTATCCGCACAAGCAACTGATGTTTCAGTTAATAAAGCAACTAGATTATTGTTTGTGGAGTATAATACACCGGAAAAAATATTAGAGCTTGGGGAAGAAGGGTTAAGAACTTATATAAGATCAATAGGTTTATTTATAACCAAAGCAAAAAATATTGTTGCACTTTGTCGCATTTTGATAGATAAGTATGACAACAAAGTACCCAACAATTTTGATGACTTAATTAAATTGCCAGGTGTCGGAAGAAAAACTGCTAATGTAGTATTGAATTGCCTCTTTGGTAAGTCAACTATCGCAGTTGATACGCATGTATTTAGAGTTTCCAAAAGATTAGGACTAGCAAATAGTAATACTCCCAAAAAAGTAGAACTTGAGTTAGTTAAAGTTATCGATATAAAATGGTTACAACATGCTCATCACTGGTTGATATTGCTTGGTAGGTATATTTGCAAAGCACGAGTACCAAATTGCCCTGCTTGCCCAGTTAAAGAATATTGTGAATATTATGCTAATAATTTTCTGAAGTAG
- the istB gene encoding IS21-like element helper ATPase IstB, whose product MNNVYQESTREDIINVMRKLKFTGMLESYDEIISDAIRRKEASNYILHNLLKSELTTRTLRSIQSRISAAKFPEKKDIDNFIFIDTPINQEQIMHLYSCEFIKTSRNIILVGGTGSGKTHLAIALSTKAVRKGYKSRFFNLVDLANQLEYEKNSAQVGKLAASLQKIDVLVLDELGYLPFSKNGGQLIFHLLSKIHSNTSIIITTNLIFSEWSQIFGCNKMTSALLDRVCHNCDIIETGNESYRMKKKQ is encoded by the coding sequence ATGAACAATGTATATCAAGAATCTACTAGAGAAGATATTATAAATGTTATGAGAAAGCTAAAATTTACAGGGATGCTTGAGTCTTATGATGAAATTATATCTGATGCCATAAGGCGTAAAGAAGCCTCGAATTATATTTTACATAATTTATTAAAATCTGAACTAACAACACGAACTCTTAGGTCTATTCAAAGTAGGATTAGCGCAGCAAAGTTTCCTGAGAAAAAAGATATAGATAATTTCATATTTATCGATACCCCAATAAACCAAGAACAAATTATGCATCTATATAGTTGCGAGTTTATTAAAACATCTAGAAATATAATCCTAGTTGGTGGTACTGGTAGCGGTAAAACTCACCTAGCTATTGCATTAAGTACAAAAGCAGTACGAAAAGGTTATAAATCAAGATTTTTTAATCTTGTAGATCTTGCTAATCAATTAGAATATGAAAAGAACTCTGCTCAGGTAGGAAAACTAGCAGCTTCCTTGCAAAAAATAGATGTACTAGTCCTAGATGAGCTTGGTTATCTACCATTTTCTAAGAATGGCGGTCAACTTATCTTTCATCTATTATCTAAAATACATTCCAACACTTCAATTATTATTACTACTAATCTTATATTCTCAGAATGGTCACAAATATTTGGTTGTAATAAAATGACTTCAGCGCTACTTGATAGAGTTTGTCATAATTGTGATATCATTGAAACGGGAAATGAAAGTTATCGTATGAAAAAAAAACAATAG